The genomic DNA CGGAGCCTTAAAAACAGCAGTGGATAAAATTGCTCATCGTCATGTAGCTACCCAAGTTTTACCAGAACAATATCCCGTCGTCGGGGAGTGTTTATTACAAGCAATTCAAGATGTCTTGGGAGATGCAGCAACGCCAGAAGTTATGACTGCCTGGAGCGAAGCCTATCAAGCTTTGGCGGAAATATTTATCAACCGAGAACAACAAATTTATCAAAATGTTTGAAATTATTAATCAACTAAATAATCAGCAAAAGTTAATTGCAATTTTTGTAGCCTTGATTAAGAAACGTATCACAATGTAAAAGGATCGATAATTTCTACCTCAAATATTAAAACAAAATTTAGAATTGTAGCGATAATTTCAACCTGAAATTACTTGGTAATTTTTAAGTAAAGTTTTAATTGAGGTTTTAACATGAATTTAAAGGAACTACAAGATTTTGTTTATGATTTTCGTCGCGTATCCTTAGCAGAAATGAAGCTTTATCTACAAGTTGATGGAGAAACTCTTAGCGCGATGCTTAACGGGTTAATTACTCAGGGTTTAGTGCAAAAATCGCCAACGACAGAAGAGTGCAAAACCTGTCAAAAGTGTGAGGCGGAGGAAATTGAATTTTATGAATGGGTTGAAAGTATTTAGTACTTAAAGATTTAATTGACAGTGAAGTAGCGATCGCCAAAAATGGATCTCGATCCATCGCCTAAGTTTGTTAAATTAATTAATTATTGGCAGGACAACTAGTTATGCTACTAGATGGTTCTACAGATTAATTAAGGAAATTAGATCGACAATGAAGCGAGAAGAATTATTAAAGCGTGTAGAAAATAAAGCAGAGATTTCCCGCGTAATCGATCGAGCCGAGCAAGCAATTAAAAATTGGGAGGTAGTCGTTACTGATTTTTTATCTCCCCCCGTACTGGCAGAAGTAGAGTCACTTTTGCAAAATCTCACCGAAATTGAAGCTTTACCTTGGGGTGGCTATCCTCAAGCAGAAAGACAGCGAATTGCCTTATCTCGCCCCGATCTTCCTCTAGATGAATCTCAAATTCCCCTAGCTGCTTTGGATATTGCGGGTAACTTCCTATTCGATCCTGCTACCCATAGAGACTTTTTAGGTTCGCTGTTAGGTACAGGTATTGTCCGAGATAAGGTAGGAGATATCATTGTTTTGGGTGAAAGAGGCGCACAGGCGATAGTTGTTCCCGAAATGGTAGACTTTTTAACCTCTTCCTTAACGCAAGTAAGATCTGTAGCGGTGAAAACTCAACAGATCGACTTTAGCGAGTTAAAAATTCGCCCACCACAAAAAAAAGAAATGACTACTGTAGAAGCCTCAATGCGTTTAGATGCGATCGCTTCAGCAGGTTTTGGCATATCTCGTAGTAAAATGGCAGACGCTATCTCTCATAAAGATGTCCGTGTCAACTGGAAAGAAATTACCCAATCTAGCTACAACGTCAAAGCAGGGGATTTAATTGCCGTACGGGGGAAAGGTAGATTAGAAATCGGCGAGGTATCTGTAACCAAGAAAGAGCGCTATCGCGTTAACCTAGTACGCTATAAGTAAAAGCGATCGGCTATCAGCCAAAACAGTTCGAGTCGCATCACTATAATAATCCCATGGAGGAAACATGTTAACCCCTTTGCGTCTTTGTCCTAAAGGATTAGCTTCGCGTCCGTCTTTGCGCGAGATAATTCCTTATAATCTCAACCATTACTTAAACCTAAAATGACTACAACTCCTCAATCACCAACAACTGACGACGAGCTAAAATATGGCGAAAGAGCGATCGCCGAAGGGGAATTAATTACCTTTCCCAACCCCAGAATTGGTCGTAAATACGATATTAGTATTACCCTGCCTGAATTTACCTGTAAATGTCCTTTTTCGGGCTATCCTGACTTTGCGACGATCTATATTACCTATTGCCCCGATCAAACCGTAGTCGAGCTTAAAGGCTTAAAGCTGTATATTAATAGCTACCGCGATCGCTATATTCCCCATGAAGAAGTAGTCAATCAAATTCTCGATGATTTTGTGGCAGCTTGCGATCCTTTGTCAGCGACGGTAAAAGGCGACTTTACCCCCAGAGGCAATGTGCATACAGTAATTGAAGTACATCACCAGAAATCAGAGTCTAATTAATTTAACTCTAGTAATCGATTACAATAAATCAGTAAAGATTTGTAAATGTAATTTAACTAGAGGATTTAGTCATGAAAAGCGAAATAAAACCAAGTCAAACTCCCGATCTTGAAGATCCTAAGTTCGGTTTTAACTCTTATGCCGAACGCCTCAACTCTCGTGCAGCGATGATTGGTTTTGCAGCAATTTTGATTATTGAATACACTACAGGCAAAGGTTTACTGGCTTGGTTGGGTTTACAGTAAAGGGCTTTGCCCTAGCTATAAGCCATAAGCTATTTAGTTAAGTAATCTAAATCCGCTAAAAGCTAAAGGCTAAAGCCCGAAGCCTAAAAGTTTTTTTTGGTAAATTTGGAGAATGCAGATCGAAAGATGAGGAATTGGAGAAGTTACTGATTAAATCATGCTAAGAGTATTAGTGACTAAAACGACAACTTTAGCCAATATAGGCTGTCAAGCTAAAACTAATGAGCGAATCAGTTACACAAAATAACCAGAATAATTGCGAATCTGGTGCAGTGTTAATTTCTCCCCATCTTTCAACTTCATCTCAGGTCAAATCTCCTCTTCAGTTAGGGGTAATGGCTTCTGGGAGTGGAACTAATTTTGCAGCAGTGGCAAAAGCGATCGCTGATGGCAAACTCAACGCAGAGATCAAAGTCTTGATTTACAATAAACCCTGTGCCAAGGTAAAGGAACGAGCCGAAGAATATCATATTCCCACTGTACTGCTCGATCATCGCGCTTATCAAAACCGAGAAGATTTAGATCGCGAAATTGTAGCTGTTTTCAAAGCCTATGGTGTAGATTGGGTAATCATGGCAGGCTGGATGAGAATTACAACTCAGGTTTTGCTCGATGGCTATCCTAACCGCGTGATCAATATTCATCCTAGTCTATTGCCTAGTTTTAAGGGAATTAAAGCAATTGAACAAGCGTTGCAGGCAAAAGTTAAGATCACTGGCTGTACGGTGCATTTAGTCAGCCTAGAAGTAGATAGTGGTGAGATTATCATGCAGGCTGCCGTGCCAGTCTTGAGGGATGATACTCTAGATACTCTTCATGCCAGGATACAGGTGCAGGAACATCAGATTTTGCCTCAAGCGATCGCCATTGCTGCATCTCAATCAAGCTAGCTTATCGTCAAAACATTAGTAATAAAATTGCAGCCAAAAGACCATAATCGCGATTAGGCTCCAAGCCCTTGCCCTAAAGGACTAGTCCTAAAGGATTAGCTTCGCGTCCTTCGCGTCGTACCCGAATGGGTATACGCTTTGCGATCGCTCATTAGTCAAGAGGCTGCTAAAACTTGCTATATTCAGTTTTTTTAACTGTAATCAAAGTTGGTTTAGTATTGATTAAGATTAATCCCAGCTTCTTTCGCCATTGCACCGATGCCTCTTTTTTCTAGAGTCTTAATGGCTTTAGTTGATAGACGTAATCTTACCCAGCGATTACCTTCCGCCCACCATACTCTTTTCCATTGCAGATTAACACCCTGCAATTTTTTGATCCGACGGTGCGAGTGAGACACTGCCATCGCGTTATTGGCTTTTTTGCCCGTTATTGTACACTTACGACCCATGATTTACCTTAAAATACGTTTCACAATCTATCATTATAGTCAAACTTAGACCTAGATTATTATTTTATTCAAAAGCTTCAAGCTATAAGCTATAGGTTCTAGGCATTTGGCATAAAGTAGCTAACCCCAACGATGAGCAAACAGCATTAACTCTTCAACCGAAAATTCGTCCTGCCAACTACAGTTTTGACACTTAAACCCAAATCTTTGATTAGTCAGAAATTCTCGATACTCAATTTTTTTAGATAAGCAATGGGGGCAGCGACCTTTAAGTATGCAAGATTTTAACGATTCCTGTTTGTCTTTGATAGCTTTTTCTGAATAATAATATTAATCTAACTTATTTAATGCATAATAATATATTTGTTGTCAGTACGTTATTGTACTAATGTTTAACCTCTACGAGAACCTAACAGGCGAATAAATTCATTTTGTACCAGATGATAACATTCACAAGCTGTTTCTTCTAACGCCTGTTGACTGAGAATCGTGATTTTACCCCTGCTATAGCGAATTATGCCCGCTTGCTGTAAAATACCTGCGGCAACGGTAACTCCAGAACGGCGCGTACCTAACATATTGGCAATAAATTCTTGAGTTAATGGCAATTCATCTTTTAAGATGCAGTCTTGAACTGAAAGCAGCCAGCGCGCCAGTCTTTCCTCAATATTATGCTGACGATTGCAAGCAGCACTTTGAGATACCTGAGTTAACAACGCTTGAGTATAGAGCAAAAGTAGCTTTTGTAGTTTTTCTCCTCGCTGAAACTCTTCAAGCACCACTTCTGCTGGAACTTCCAGTGCTGAACCAGAAATCTGTACTATGGTTCTACTGGTGGTGGAATAGCCACCTAAAATGGCCGTTAGACCAATCATACCTTCATTGCCAATTAAACCGATCTCCGTAGTTGAACCATCCACCATAATAGACACGAGAGAGATCATGGCTCGTTGGGGAAAATAAATTTTGCGAATCGGTTCGTTGGGTTCTAAAAGAATTTCTCCACTGATGAGATTAACTTGTTTTAGATGCGAAGCGAGACGGCGATATTCAGCTGGGGGCAAAGCTGCCAATATTTGATTGATTGGGAGATCTGCATGATCGCTCATTATTTTGTCAATTTAGATTAATTAAATCGAAGCAGAGTATACTAAGGTCTATGCTTCAATCAGATAAATCTTCTAAATCTTCTGTCATGGCGCTCTAGTATAGGCTTCAGGGTCATAAAATTAGACTATTATTTAGCACAATTGCCGATAATAATCTGATTCGTCAAAAATTATACAGAACAAAAATGACGCGATCAGTCCGTTATTGTACATAAGTTTACATTTCGCAATAAAAAAACACTTAATCGCATTTGTGGGATTAAGCATTTTATTAAGTAAAGCTAATTATGGCTGCACGCAGCTAATCGCCTGCGTTAGAAATGTTAAATATCTAGATCATCGAGATTTAAGTTGGGTGCGTGAGTCTCAATAAATTCTCTTCTGGGAGCAACGCGATCGCCCATCAACACAGTAAAAATGCGATCGGCTTCAGCTGCATCATCGATCTCTACCTGTTTCATCGCACGGGTTGCAGGATTCATGGTGGTATCCCAAAGCTGTTGGGGCATCATTTCACCTAAACCTTTGAATCGCTGGATCGTATAGTTGGCATTATCAGGAAATTCAGCAATGCGCTGTTGTAATTCGCGATCGCTATAGCAATATTGATGGTTGCGTCCCCGTTCTAATTTATATAGTGGGGGACAGGCAATATAAATATAACCCTGATCGACTAAAGCCCTTTGATAACGGAAGAAGAAGGTTAAGATTAAAGTTCTAATGTGCGCTCCATCAACGTCAGCATCCGTCATAATCACAATGCGGTGATAGCGTAATTGGGAAGGATCGAACTCATCTCCTTTGATACCTAACCCCAAGGCGGTAATCATCGACTGAATCTCATTGTTCTTATAGATTTTGCTGTCATCAGTCTTTTCAATGTTGATAATTTTACCTCTTAGGGGCAAAATTGCTTGAAAACGGCGATCGCGTCCTT from Pleurocapsa minor HA4230-MV1 includes the following:
- the queF gene encoding preQ(1) synthase, producing MTTTPQSPTTDDELKYGERAIAEGELITFPNPRIGRKYDISITLPEFTCKCPFSGYPDFATIYITYCPDQTVVELKGLKLYINSYRDRYIPHEEVVNQILDDFVAACDPLSATVKGDFTPRGNVHTVIEVHHQKSESN
- a CDS encoding FeoC-like transcriptional regulator; amino-acid sequence: MNLKELQDFVYDFRRVSLAEMKLYLQVDGETLSAMLNGLITQGLVQKSPTTEECKTCQKCEAEEIEFYEWVESI
- a CDS encoding bacitracin resistance protein BacA, producing MSQHTIDIVKSTAPIIKEHGKTITSRMYEIMFENHPEVKAQFDMSAQANGTQPAKLATAVYAYATQIDNLGALKTAVDKIAHRHVATQVLPEQYPVVGECLLQAIQDVLGDAATPEVMTAWSEAYQALAEIFINREQQIYQNV
- a CDS encoding photosystem II S4 domain protein, translating into MKREELLKRVENKAEISRVIDRAEQAIKNWEVVVTDFLSPPVLAEVESLLQNLTEIEALPWGGYPQAERQRIALSRPDLPLDESQIPLAALDIAGNFLFDPATHRDFLGSLLGTGIVRDKVGDIIVLGERGAQAIVVPEMVDFLTSSLTQVRSVAVKTQQIDFSELKIRPPQKKEMTTVEASMRLDAIASAGFGISRSKMADAISHKDVRVNWKEITQSSYNVKAGDLIAVRGKGRLEIGEVSVTKKERYRVNLVRYK
- the rpmB gene encoding 50S ribosomal protein L28, which codes for MGRKCTITGKKANNAMAVSHSHRRIKKLQGVNLQWKRVWWAEGNRWVRLRLSTKAIKTLEKRGIGAMAKEAGINLNQY
- a CDS encoding phosphoribosylglycinamide formyltransferase codes for the protein MSESVTQNNQNNCESGAVLISPHLSTSSQVKSPLQLGVMASGSGTNFAAVAKAIADGKLNAEIKVLIYNKPCAKVKERAEEYHIPTVLLDHRAYQNREDLDREIVAVFKAYGVDWVIMAGWMRITTQVLLDGYPNRVINIHPSLLPSFKGIKAIEQALQAKVKITGCTVHLVSLEVDSGEIIMQAAVPVLRDDTLDTLHARIQVQEHQILPQAIAIAASQSS
- a CDS encoding Crp/Fnr family transcriptional regulator, which produces MSDHADLPINQILAALPPAEYRRLASHLKQVNLISGEILLEPNEPIRKIYFPQRAMISLVSIMVDGSTTEIGLIGNEGMIGLTAILGGYSTTSRTIVQISGSALEVPAEVVLEEFQRGEKLQKLLLLYTQALLTQVSQSAACNRQHNIEERLARWLLSVQDCILKDELPLTQEFIANMLGTRRSGVTVAAGILQQAGIIRYSRGKITILSQQALEETACECYHLVQNEFIRLLGSRRG